A genomic window from Yoonia sp. R2331 includes:
- the pnp gene encoding polyribonucleotide nucleotidyltransferase produces the protein MFNEVKKSIQWGPETLTLETGKVARQADGSVIATLGETSVMANVTFAKKPKPGQDFFPLTVHYQEKYYAAGKVPGGFFKREARPTEKETLTARLIDRPIRPLFVSGFKHEVLVMCTVLSHDLVNDPDMVAMIAASAALTISGAPFMGPIAACRVGYEDGDYILNPEMDDMHNLRMNPEQRLDLVVAGTKDAVMMVESEAYELTEDEMLGAVTFAHEQIQPVIDLIIDLAEEAAKEPFDFQPPDYSELSAAVKAAGEDKMRAAYAILDKQERTGAVAQAKADIVEALTEEQQADANLGSALKGLESSILRGAVVKDSKRIDGRALDEIRDIVSETGILPRTHGSALFTRGETQGLVVTTLGTGDDEQMIDALSGMYKSNFMLHYNFPPYSVGEAGRVGPPGRREIGHGKLAWRALQAVLPAATDFPYTIRLVSEITESNGSSSMASVCGGSLSMMDAGVPLKSAVAGVAMGLVMEEDGSYAILSDILGDEDHLGDMDFKVAGTENGITSLQMDIKIAGITPEIMKKALEQAKAGRMHILGEMGKALSTSNDLGVHAPKIETLQINTDKIREVIGSGGKVIREIVEVSGAKVDINDDGIIKIASNDADAIKKAHDMIWSIVAEPEEGKIYKGTVVKLVDFGAFVNFFGKKDGLVHVSQIENRRLNHPSDVLKEGQEVWVKLLGFDDRGKVRLSMKVVDQETGEEAKKEDAE, from the coding sequence ATGTTCAACGAAGTGAAAAAATCCATCCAGTGGGGTCCTGAGACTCTGACACTGGAAACCGGCAAGGTTGCCCGTCAGGCCGACGGTTCAGTCATTGCCACGCTGGGCGAAACCAGCGTCATGGCCAACGTAACGTTCGCCAAGAAACCAAAGCCGGGGCAGGACTTCTTCCCGCTGACCGTGCACTACCAGGAAAAATACTACGCCGCCGGTAAAGTCCCCGGTGGCTTCTTCAAGCGCGAAGCGCGTCCCACCGAGAAAGAGACGCTGACTGCACGCCTGATCGACCGCCCGATCCGCCCGCTTTTTGTGAGTGGCTTCAAGCATGAAGTGCTGGTGATGTGCACCGTGCTATCCCACGATCTGGTCAACGACCCCGATATGGTCGCGATGATCGCCGCCTCTGCCGCGCTGACAATTTCCGGCGCGCCGTTCATGGGCCCAATCGCTGCATGCCGCGTCGGCTATGAAGATGGCGATTACATTCTGAACCCTGAAATGGACGACATGCACAACCTGCGCATGAACCCAGAGCAGCGTCTGGACCTTGTTGTCGCCGGCACCAAAGACGCCGTGATGATGGTCGAATCCGAAGCCTACGAGCTGACAGAAGACGAAATGCTGGGCGCTGTGACCTTTGCACACGAGCAGATCCAGCCGGTCATCGACCTGATCATTGATCTGGCCGAGGAAGCCGCGAAAGAACCCTTCGACTTCCAGCCGCCAGACTATTCAGAACTGTCTGCCGCTGTGAAAGCCGCTGGTGAAGACAAGATGCGCGCCGCCTATGCGATCCTCGACAAGCAGGAACGCACCGGTGCTGTGGCACAAGCCAAGGCTGACATCGTTGAGGCCCTGACCGAAGAACAGCAGGCCGATGCAAACCTTGGTTCCGCCCTGAAGGGTCTGGAATCTTCCATCCTGCGCGGCGCTGTGGTGAAAGACAGCAAGCGGATTGACGGCCGTGCGCTCGACGAAATCCGCGACATCGTGTCCGAAACCGGCATCCTGCCACGGACCCACGGGTCTGCCCTGTTCACACGCGGCGAAACCCAAGGTCTGGTCGTGACCACTCTGGGCACTGGCGACGACGAACAGATGATCGACGCGCTGTCGGGCATGTATAAGTCGAACTTCATGCTGCACTACAACTTCCCGCCCTATTCGGTTGGTGAAGCTGGCCGCGTGGGCCCTCCGGGTCGCCGTGAGATTGGTCACGGCAAACTGGCATGGCGCGCGCTGCAGGCGGTTCTGCCTGCCGCAACCGACTTCCCCTACACCATCCGTCTGGTGTCCGAGATCACTGAATCCAACGGCTCTTCCTCGATGGCTTCTGTCTGCGGCGGTTCGCTGTCGATGATGGACGCTGGTGTGCCGCTGAAATCGGCCGTGGCCGGTGTGGCCATGGGTCTGGTCATGGAAGAAGACGGGTCATACGCGATCCTGTCCGACATCCTGGGTGACGAAGACCACCTGGGCGACATGGACTTCAAGGTTGCGGGTACAGAGAACGGCATCACCTCGTTGCAGATGGACATCAAGATCGCAGGCATCACGCCCGAGATCATGAAGAAAGCGCTGGAACAGGCGAAAGCAGGCCGGATGCACATCCTGGGTGAGATGGGCAAGGCGCTCTCCACATCCAATGATCTGGGCGTGCACGCACCGAAGATCGAGACGCTGCAGATCAACACTGACAAGATCCGTGAAGTCATCGGATCAGGCGGTAAAGTGATCCGCGAAATCGTGGAAGTCTCTGGTGCCAAAGTCGATATCAACGACGACGGTATCATCAAGATCGCCTCGAACGACGCTGATGCGATCAAAAAAGCCCACGACATGATCTGGTCCATCGTGGCCGAGCCGGAAGAGGGCAAGATCTACAAAGGCACAGTTGTAAAGCTTGTGGACTTTGGTGCTTTCGTGAACTTCTTTGGCAAAAAGGACGGCCTTGTGCACGTCAGCCAGATCGAAAACCGCCGTCTGAACCATCCGTCCGACGTTCTGAAAGAAGGTCAGGAAGTCTGGGTCAAGCTTCTGGGCTTCGATGATCGCGGCAAGGTCCGCCTGTCGATGAAAGTTGTCGATCAGGAGACCGGCGAAGAAGCCAAAAAGGAAGACGCTGAATAA
- a CDS encoding flavodoxin family protein: MTQNAKVVVVYHSGYGHTKVQAEAVMRGAAQVSDASLIDVADLSQGLDELADADALIFGSPTYMGSVSGPFKSFMDASSGIWLEQGWKNRIAGGFTNSSSQSGDKVATLQAMSIFAAQHGMIWVGMDLAPGNNSTHGSEDNLNRMGASLGAMAQSLADQGPDVAPPSADILTAEYYGARVAEAANRWVAAGGRDLAVAA, encoded by the coding sequence ATGACGCAGAATGCAAAAGTGGTCGTCGTGTATCACAGCGGTTACGGGCACACGAAAGTGCAAGCTGAGGCGGTGATGCGCGGTGCGGCGCAGGTCAGTGACGCCAGCCTGATTGATGTGGCTGACCTGTCGCAAGGGTTGGATGAACTGGCCGATGCTGACGCCCTGATCTTTGGGTCGCCCACATATATGGGCAGCGTTTCGGGGCCCTTCAAAAGCTTCATGGATGCGTCTTCCGGTATTTGGTTGGAGCAGGGGTGGAAAAATCGGATTGCAGGTGGGTTCACCAATTCGTCCAGCCAGTCGGGCGACAAGGTTGCGACGTTGCAGGCCATGTCGATCTTTGCGGCGCAGCATGGGATGATCTGGGTCGGGATGGACCTGGCGCCGGGCAACAACTCTACCCATGGCAGCGAAGATAACTTGAACCGCATGGGCGCCAGTCTGGGTGCAATGGCGCAATCCCTGGCCGATCAGGGGCCGGATGTTGCACCGCCCTCTGCCGATATTCTGACGGCTGAATACTATGGCGCACGCGTCGCTGAAGCGGCCAACCGTTGGGTTGCGGCTGGCGGACGTGATCTGGCTGTCGCAGCCTAA
- a CDS encoding winged helix-turn-helix transcriptional regulator yields the protein MDGLLRVISGPWTTYILWRLGNYGEVRFGELKRLVPGISSRVLTERLRNLEQAGLIYRNHKPTIPPQVSYGLTQNGLAFKDILNDMNDLAVRIGISGNCEHDADEHPSQQAV from the coding sequence ATGGATGGGCTTTTGCGTGTCATTTCAGGCCCTTGGACAACCTATATCCTCTGGCGTCTTGGAAATTACGGCGAAGTCCGATTCGGAGAGTTGAAAAGACTGGTGCCGGGTATCTCTTCAAGGGTGCTGACAGAGCGGCTGCGCAACCTTGAACAGGCAGGCCTGATCTACCGCAACCACAAACCGACGATTCCGCCGCAGGTCAGCTATGGGCTCACGCAGAACGGATTGGCCTTCAAAGACATCCTCAATGACATGAATGATCTTGCAGTCCGCATCGGCATTTCCGGCAATTGCGAGCACGACGCCGACGAACATCCCAGCCAACAGGCAGTGTGA
- a CDS encoding L,D-transpeptidase, protein MLTRRKFAAAAAASFLATPSVANAAWIPYKFRPREVDVNDALPAGEIHVVKNDFYLYWTLGNGRARRYGIAIGDEGRNYTGVLMIRRKAEWPSWIPTRNMVRLEPHIYGPYRDGLPGGHPKNPMGSRALYLHDNRGRDTYFRIHGTPQPETIGRSFSSGCVRLTNEHVAELYDMVPVNTPVYLF, encoded by the coding sequence ATGTTGACACGACGCAAATTCGCCGCCGCGGCTGCGGCTTCTTTTCTTGCGACCCCATCGGTCGCAAACGCCGCATGGATCCCGTACAAGTTTCGCCCGCGCGAGGTTGACGTCAATGACGCCCTGCCCGCCGGTGAAATCCACGTGGTCAAGAATGACTTCTATCTCTACTGGACCTTGGGCAATGGCCGCGCACGCCGATACGGCATCGCCATCGGTGACGAGGGCCGCAATTATACCGGCGTACTGATGATCCGGCGCAAGGCTGAATGGCCCAGCTGGATCCCGACCCGCAACATGGTCCGGCTCGAGCCGCATATCTACGGCCCCTACCGCGATGGATTGCCCGGTGGGCATCCCAAGAACCCCATGGGGTCCCGCGCGCTATACCTGCATGACAATCGGGGGCGCGACACCTATTTCCGCATCCACGGCACACCGCAGCCCGAAACCATCGGCAGAAGCTTTTCCTCAGGCTGCGTGCGGCTGACCAACGAACACGTGGCAGAGCTTTACGACATGGTGCCCGTCAATACGCCGGTCTACCTGTTCTGA
- a CDS encoding DNA helicase: MRLSSPIHTLKRHAKLLARDSDIRLHEALNQIATKEGFRDWSHLASSTSKATTAADIMSQLNPGDMMLIGARPGHGKTLLGLELIALAEKKSRVGYVFSLDYNEADVWDRIEKLGFDRQKSDCQIVVDTSDDICAAHIIERLSNAPHQALAVVDYLQLLDQKRSNPSLAAQVRALKTFAIARGAIIVMISQVDRVFELSSSVMPSITDIRLPNPVDLSLFNKRCFLHDGEI, encoded by the coding sequence ATGAGACTTTCATCACCAATCCACACGCTCAAGCGGCACGCAAAATTGCTGGCGCGCGACAGTGACATCAGGCTTCACGAAGCACTGAACCAAATCGCCACCAAAGAGGGGTTCAGGGACTGGAGCCACTTGGCGTCCAGTACGTCCAAAGCGACCACAGCCGCCGACATCATGAGCCAGCTTAACCCGGGCGATATGATGCTGATCGGTGCGCGCCCCGGCCACGGCAAGACCCTTTTGGGGCTGGAGCTGATTGCGTTGGCAGAAAAGAAAAGTCGCGTCGGCTACGTTTTTTCATTGGACTATAATGAAGCGGACGTCTGGGACAGGATTGAAAAACTTGGTTTCGATCGGCAGAAATCTGACTGTCAAATCGTTGTTGATACATCGGACGACATCTGCGCGGCACATATCATTGAACGCCTGAGCAATGCGCCGCATCAAGCACTCGCTGTGGTCGATTACCTGCAGCTTTTGGATCAAAAGCGAAGCAATCCTTCGCTTGCGGCCCAAGTTCGGGCGCTAAAGACATTTGCCATCGCGCGTGGTGCGATTATCGTCATGATTTCGCAGGTTGATCGCGTTTTTGAGCTGTCTTCAAGTGTGATGCCAAGCATTACGGACATCCGGCTGCCAAACCCAGTCGATCTGTCACTGTTCAACAAAAGATGCTTCTTGCATGACGGGGAAATCTAG
- a CDS encoding peroxiredoxin encodes MSLRINDTIPNLTVETDTGTISLHDFVGDNWAVIFSHPKDFTPVCTTEFGAVAQLADEWEKRGTKVLGVSVDGVEDHKKWKGDIKTAGGADPTFPIVADTALELSKAFDMLPAEAYLPDGRTPNDTATVRSVFIIGPDKQLKLSMTYPMNVGRNFAEVLRALDGLQTAAGQGVATPANWNIGDDVVIPVAVSDEAAKEKFGDFRTVLPYLRMTKL; translated from the coding sequence ATGAGCCTGCGCATTAACGACACGATCCCAAATCTCACTGTCGAAACCGACACTGGCACAATTAGCCTGCATGACTTTGTTGGCGACAACTGGGCCGTGATCTTTAGCCACCCCAAGGATTTTACCCCGGTCTGCACGACCGAGTTCGGGGCGGTCGCGCAATTGGCCGACGAATGGGAGAAGCGCGGCACCAAGGTGCTGGGCGTTTCTGTCGATGGGGTTGAGGACCACAAGAAGTGGAAAGGGGACATCAAGACTGCCGGCGGTGCTGATCCGACTTTCCCGATTGTGGCCGATACTGCGCTGGAGTTGTCAAAGGCCTTTGATATGCTGCCCGCCGAGGCCTATTTGCCTGATGGCCGCACACCAAACGACACGGCTACTGTGCGGTCGGTGTTTATTATCGGACCGGACAAGCAGCTGAAGCTGTCGATGACCTATCCGATGAATGTGGGCCGCAACTTTGCCGAAGTGCTCCGCGCACTGGACGGGTTGCAGACTGCTGCGGGGCAGGGCGTGGCGACGCCTGCCAACTGGAATATCGGCGACGATGTGGTGATCCCGGTTGCCGTGTCTGACGAGGCCGCGAAGGAAAAGTTCGGCGATTTCCGCACCGTGCTGCCTTATCTGCGGATGACCAAGCTGTAA
- a CDS encoding aldehyde dehydrogenase family protein: MTDTTKFYINGAWVAPAAARPHDVINPATEEVCAVISLGDQADTDAAVKAASDAFPSWAATPPAERAAYVGKILEQYNKRAEEMAQAISTEMGAPIDLARNSQAPCLPWHLENFLEAVDAVAWDRPLRDDAPNDRIIMEPIGVVGLITPWNWPMNQVTLKVIPALLAGCTIVLKPSEEAPLSSLLFAEFVHDAGVPAGVFNLVNGDGLGVGTQLSTHPDVAMISFTGSTRAGTAISKAAAETLKRVTLELGGKGANVIFADADAKAVKRGVLHCMNNTGQSCNAPTRMLVESSIYDRVVDEAAEVAAKITVGPTTEPGRHIGPVVNKSQWDKIQGMIQMGIDEGARLVAGGTGLPEGVNRGYYVRPTVFADVTNDMNIAQQEIFGPVLSIIPFSDEAEAITIANDTAYGLTNYVQTTDGARRNRMARALKSGMVEMNGMDRGAGSPFGGMKMSGRAREGGLWGIEEFLEVKAVSGWDIAAE; this comes from the coding sequence ATGACTGACACAACCAAATTCTACATCAATGGCGCATGGGTGGCCCCCGCCGCGGCGCGCCCGCACGACGTGATCAACCCCGCCACCGAAGAGGTCTGCGCCGTGATCTCGCTCGGCGATCAGGCCGACACCGACGCCGCCGTCAAAGCCGCCAGTGACGCCTTCCCGTCCTGGGCGGCCACCCCGCCCGCCGAACGCGCGGCTTATGTCGGCAAGATCCTTGAACAATATAACAAGCGCGCAGAAGAAATGGCGCAGGCCATCAGCACCGAAATGGGCGCACCAATTGATCTCGCGCGCAATAGCCAGGCCCCCTGCCTGCCCTGGCACCTTGAAAACTTTCTCGAGGCCGTGGACGCCGTCGCATGGGACCGCCCACTGCGCGATGACGCCCCCAACGACCGTATTATCATGGAACCGATCGGTGTCGTCGGCCTGATCACGCCGTGGAATTGGCCGATGAACCAAGTCACACTGAAAGTGATCCCAGCCCTGCTTGCGGGCTGCACCATTGTGCTCAAACCTTCCGAAGAGGCGCCGCTTTCCTCGCTCCTCTTTGCTGAGTTCGTGCACGACGCCGGCGTGCCCGCTGGTGTGTTCAATCTGGTGAACGGCGATGGTCTGGGTGTAGGCACACAGCTATCGACCCACCCCGACGTGGCGATGATCTCTTTCACCGGCTCCACCCGCGCGGGCACCGCAATTTCCAAAGCAGCAGCAGAAACCCTCAAACGCGTCACGCTGGAGCTGGGCGGCAAAGGGGCCAACGTGATCTTTGCCGATGCCGATGCCAAGGCCGTCAAACGCGGCGTGCTGCATTGCATGAACAACACCGGCCAGTCGTGCAACGCCCCAACTCGGATGCTGGTCGAATCCTCGATCTATGACCGGGTTGTCGATGAAGCCGCCGAAGTCGCGGCCAAAATCACCGTCGGCCCCACAACCGAACCCGGCCGCCACATCGGCCCGGTGGTGAACAAAAGCCAATGGGACAAGATCCAGGGCATGATCCAGATGGGCATCGACGAAGGCGCGCGCCTTGTCGCGGGCGGCACCGGCCTGCCCGAAGGCGTGAACCGCGGCTACTACGTGCGCCCCACGGTCTTTGCCGATGTGACCAACGACATGAATATTGCGCAACAGGAGATCTTTGGTCCCGTGCTGTCGATTATTCCCTTCTCGGATGAGGCAGAGGCCATCACCATCGCCAATGACACCGCCTACGGCCTGACGAACTATGTCCAGACAACCGACGGCGCGCGCCGCAACCGCATGGCCCGCGCATTGAAATCCGGCATGGTCGAAATGAACGGCATGGACCGCGGCGCAGGTTCACCCTTTGGCGGCATGAAAATGTCAGGCCGCGCCCGCGAAGGCGGTCTGTGGGGGATCGAAGAATTCCTCGAGGTTAAAGCCGTCTCCGGCTGGGACATCGCCGCGGAATGA
- a CDS encoding pseudouridine synthase — protein MSDDYAPPQDPLDILHDDHEVVLVNKPSGLLSVPGKGPHLADCLIARVQKVFPTALLVHRLDRDTSGVMIFALTSHAQRHLGLQFEKRQTKKVYVARVWGEMAEKTGTVDLPLCVDWPNRPRQHVDFDNGKAAQTDWRVVRARDGESRVRLMPKTGRSHQLRVHMKEIGHPILGDPFYATGAARAFPRLMLHSEALQFRHPDGGAGMKVSAKTPF, from the coding sequence GTGAGCGACGATTACGCCCCGCCGCAGGATCCGCTGGACATTCTGCATGATGATCACGAGGTGGTGCTGGTCAATAAGCCGTCCGGGTTGTTGTCGGTGCCGGGCAAGGGGCCGCATCTGGCTGATTGCCTGATCGCGCGGGTGCAAAAGGTGTTTCCCACGGCTTTGCTGGTCCACCGGTTGGACCGGGATACGTCAGGTGTGATGATCTTTGCGCTGACGTCCCATGCGCAGCGGCATCTGGGGCTGCAGTTTGAAAAGCGACAGACCAAGAAGGTCTATGTGGCGCGGGTCTGGGGTGAGATGGCCGAGAAGACTGGGACGGTGGACTTGCCGCTGTGCGTGGATTGGCCGAACCGGCCGCGGCAGCATGTGGACTTTGACAATGGCAAGGCGGCGCAGACCGATTGGCGCGTGGTGCGGGCGCGGGATGGCGAAAGCCGGGTGCGGTTGATGCCCAAGACCGGGCGGTCGCATCAGTTGCGGGTACATATGAAGGAAATCGGGCATCCGATTCTGGGGGACCCGTTTTATGCCACTGGGGCCGCGCGAGCGTTTCCGCGGTTGATGCTGCATTCAGAGGCGCTGCAATTTCGGCATCCGGACGGTGGCGCAGGGATGAAGGTCAGCGCAAAAACGCCGTTTTGA
- a CDS encoding YggS family pyridoxal phosphate-dependent enzyme, with amino-acid sequence MSLAEITARADAAATRAGRNPKDVTLIAVSKVQPDARVQKVLESGHRSFGENKVQEAAGKWPGFREAFDGITLHLIGPLQTNKARQAMALADVIHTLDRPKLAKTMARIAQEEGACPDLFVQVNTGEEAQKAGVMPRDADGFIADCLALDLPVKGLMSIPPVDEEPSLHFALLAKIAARNGLKGLSMGMSADFESAIALGATHIRVGSAIFGARDYG; translated from the coding sequence ATGTCACTTGCCGAGATCACAGCACGCGCAGATGCCGCAGCCACGCGCGCCGGGCGGAACCCGAAGGACGTCACGCTGATTGCCGTATCCAAGGTGCAACCGGATGCGCGGGTGCAAAAGGTGCTGGAATCAGGTCACAGAAGCTTTGGTGAGAACAAGGTGCAGGAAGCGGCGGGCAAATGGCCGGGTTTTCGCGAGGCATTTGATGGAATCACCCTGCATTTGATTGGACCGCTGCAGACCAACAAGGCGCGGCAGGCGATGGCGTTGGCGGATGTGATCCACACGCTGGACCGGCCAAAGCTGGCAAAGACGATGGCACGGATTGCGCAAGAAGAAGGTGCCTGCCCTGATCTGTTCGTTCAGGTGAACACCGGGGAAGAGGCGCAAAAGGCCGGGGTGATGCCCAGAGATGCGGATGGGTTCATCGCAGATTGTCTGGCGCTTGATCTGCCGGTCAAAGGGCTGATGTCCATTCCGCCGGTGGATGAAGAGCCGTCATTACACTTTGCCCTGCTGGCCAAGATTGCCGCACGCAACGGGCTGAAGGGCCTGTCGATGGGCATGAGTGCGGATTTTGAAAGCGCGATTGCGCTGGGGGCCACGCATATCCGCGTCGGTTCTGCCATTTTTGGTGCGCGGGACTACGGGTGA
- a CDS encoding porin: MKSILLTSTALVAFAGAAAAEGHAESGITFGGEATLGYNDAGDLGGGAAGDGFYWDANVAVTMTAVLDNGLTATATFDFDAVDGGTGIDLESGGYVLSLSSDIASLSVGDLDPVAEDRWGGVDGSTVADFNDQDTHFDVAGFEAMLVGEATVAGFTAAVSYGLDSGAGNDLTGETLDAMQIHVAGTFGDFGVELAYQEEFGPTPEIMGIGGSASFAGADIAVSYIDDGTETSTGISASYPVGPVVIGGYYSMNDVAEDNYGLSADYDNGPISVSAAWDVDGGEGGADDVASFEVDASYDVGNGLTVLGGVFGTDVDGDDMGFYAAATYDLGGGAELLVSYADDGDDAVLGEDLGGPEYKEGATIEASFAF, translated from the coding sequence ATGAAAAGCATCCTTCTTACATCGACCGCCCTGGTTGCCTTCGCTGGCGCCGCTGCGGCCGAAGGCCACGCAGAGTCTGGCATCACCTTCGGCGGTGAAGCAACTCTGGGTTACAACGACGCTGGCGACCTTGGTGGCGGCGCAGCTGGTGACGGCTTCTACTGGGACGCAAACGTCGCAGTGACCATGACTGCTGTTCTCGACAACGGTCTGACCGCAACTGCAACTTTCGATTTTGACGCTGTCGACGGCGGCACAGGCATCGATCTGGAATCCGGCGGCTACGTCTTGTCGCTGTCTTCTGACATCGCAAGCTTGTCTGTTGGCGATCTGGACCCAGTCGCAGAAGATCGTTGGGGCGGCGTTGACGGTTCGACCGTTGCTGACTTCAACGACCAAGACACGCACTTCGACGTAGCTGGCTTCGAAGCCATGCTGGTCGGTGAAGCAACAGTTGCTGGTTTCACAGCTGCTGTGTCCTACGGCCTTGACTCTGGCGCAGGCAACGACCTGACCGGCGAAACGCTGGACGCAATGCAGATCCACGTTGCAGGCACCTTCGGTGACTTCGGCGTTGAGCTGGCCTACCAGGAAGAATTCGGCCCGACACCTGAGATCATGGGTATCGGCGGTTCTGCTTCCTTCGCTGGTGCAGACATCGCAGTGTCCTACATCGACGATGGCACTGAGACTTCGACCGGCATCTCTGCTTCTTACCCTGTTGGTCCAGTGGTCATCGGCGGCTACTACAGCATGAACGACGTTGCAGAAGACAACTACGGTCTGTCGGCTGACTACGACAACGGCCCGATCTCTGTCTCCGCAGCTTGGGACGTAGACGGTGGCGAAGGCGGTGCTGACGATGTTGCTTCCTTCGAAGTCGACGCTTCTTACGACGTTGGCAACGGCCTGACCGTTCTCGGTGGTGTGTTCGGCACCGACGTTGATGGCGACGACATGGGCTTCTATGCCGCAGCAACCTACGACCTGGGTGGCGGTGCAGAGCTTCTGGTGTCTTACGCTGACGACGGCGACGACGCAGTCCTGGGCGAAGACCTGGGCGGCCCAGAGTACAAAGAAGGCGCCACAATCGAGGCATCCTTCGCATTCTAA
- a CDS encoding DUF3576 domain-containing protein, translating to MIPAIRTTKPLLALGLIAALAACGSSSPFGSLGLGGSTPPDQAVRQAARTTGAESVAVNRYLWAASLDVLNFLPIQSVDPFTGVIVTGFGTPPGGSRAYKATIYITDPALDARSLNVALQTRSGAASIETQRAVEDAILSRARQLRIADGRL from the coding sequence GTGATACCAGCCATCCGCACCACAAAGCCGCTTCTGGCGCTTGGCCTTATCGCCGCCCTTGCCGCCTGCGGCAGCAGCAGCCCCTTTGGCAGCCTCGGGCTTGGCGGCAGCACCCCGCCCGATCAGGCCGTGCGCCAGGCTGCCCGCACCACCGGCGCGGAAAGCGTCGCCGTCAACCGCTACCTTTGGGCGGCATCGCTTGATGTGCTGAACTTCCTGCCAATCCAGTCGGTTGACCCCTTCACCGGCGTCATCGTCACCGGCTTTGGCACGCCCCCCGGCGGCAGCCGCGCCTATAAGGCCACGATCTATATCACCGACCCCGCACTGGATGCGCGTTCCCTGAACGTCGCCCTGCAAACCCGCAGCGGCGCGGCTTCGATCGAAACCCAGCGCGCCGTCGAAGACGCGATCCTGTCCCGCGCACGCCAGCTACGCATCGCGGACGGCCGCCTATAG